DNA sequence from the Methanococcus maripaludis genome:
TCACGCTGAAAAGGGAAGCCCAAACAAAGAACTCGCGAAAAAATATGCAGAAGAAATTCACGGGCACGTAATAATAAAAGAAGTTCCAAAAGGGATGGAAAGATTTGGAACGGTTCCAGTAAATCCTGAAAGTGCAGAAAAAGCTGGAACATTTTTAATCGGTTGTGATGTCGGTGAAAATGGAAGCGATATTCCAGAACTTGAAAAAATTGGTGCAAAAATTTTAAAAGAATCAAATCTTCCAACTTTAATGTATACTTTAGACATTGTTTCTTCAAAAATCACTCAGAGATTGATAAAGATTGCACATGAGGAAGGAATTATAAATGGAGATACGGCAATAGGGATTACTGGAAGAGCAGGAATTACTGGTGAAAAGCCAAAATTGATAATTGAAATGCTTTCAGAACTTGGAATATGGGATAACGTGTCTGAAAACATAATTTTCGTTGAAGACGGACTTGCTCTTGGTGCAAGTGTAATGGCAAGATGCATGAACTGTCTTGGAACTCCAAAAGTTCCAATCGGCGGAAAAAGAAACGGCCCATGCATATTATCTCAAAGGATAAAACGGCAAAAAGAAATGGGAATGATAAAATAATTTAAAATAACTAAAATACTCAAAAATTTCTATTTTTTAATTTTAATGAAAAAAGAAAATATTAAAATTTATTTTTAATTTTTAAAAGATATTAATCTTGAATACCTTTTTCTGTAATTCTAAAGACTGCTTCTGAATCCGGCAAGTGTGGGGAGTCGTATAATTTTGCAACTCTTTTATCTCCTTTTGATTTTCTTAAGAAGAATCTAAATGTTGCAGCGTGTCCAACAACGTGTCCACCAATTGCTTGTTCAGCAACACCAAAGTATGCATCTGGTTTTGCAGCAACCTGGTTTGTAACTAGCACAATGCAGTTGTATAAATCTGCAAGTTTGTTTAGTGTAGCCATGTGCCTACCTAATTTTTGCTGTCTTTCAGCCAATTTACCTCTTCCTGTAAATTCGTTTCTGAAAGTGCTTGTAAGGGAGTCAATAATTACTAATTTAATGTTATTTCCGCCTTTGATCAGGTCTTCAATTTTTTCAGCAAATAACATCTGCATGTCTGAATTGTATGCTCTTGCAACGAAGGTATTGTCCAAAACAGTTTGGCCATCGATTCCAGCCCCTTCAGCCATCTGAACAACTCTTTCAGGTCTGAATGTACCTTCTGTATCGATATAAACTGCTTTTGGAG
Encoded proteins:
- the radA gene encoding DNA repair and recombination protein RadA, which translates into the protein MADVLTELPGVGPSTADKLIEGGYLDFMKIATATIGELTDIEGISEKAAAKMIMAARDLCDLGFKSGVELLKQRQSVWRLSTGSTELDTVLAGGIESQSVTEFAGMFGSGKTQIMHQTCVNLQMREKIFADLEGVVEEELEAPKAVYIDTEGTFRPERVVQMAEGAGIDGQTVLDNTFVARAYNSDMQMLFAEKIEDLIKGGNNIKLVIIDSLTSTFRNEFTGRGKLAERQQKLGRHMATLNKLADLYNCIVLVTNQVAAKPDAYFGVAEQAIGGHVVGHAATFRFFLRKSKGDKRVAKLYDSPHLPDSEAVFRITEKGIQD